Sequence from the Paenibacillus tundrae genome:
AGAGCTTTCTTGTACCCTTGGAAACGTGCATAGCCGTTAGCTGGATCTTGCAGCGTGCCACTAATCATCGCAATTTCTTTATGTCCATGACGAATCAATGTATTCACCGCATCAAATGCTGCAGCTTCATGATCGATATCTACAGAAGGATAAGTTCCCTTCTCGTCACTTGTCGCACAGAGCACGATAGGTACTGCTGCGGATTGAAAGGCTTGGATATGTTCATCCGTTACTGTACCGCCCATGAAAAGCAAACCGTCGACTTGCTTTTCTAGCAACGTGTTAATAACACGAATTTCTTTTTCTTTCTTCTTGTCCGCATTACATAGAATGATATTGTAGTGATACATATTAGCAATATCCTCAATTCCGCGAGCAATCTCAGCGAAAGTCGAGTTCGAAATATCAGGAATTACCACACCGACTGTTGTCGTCTTTTTGCTAGCCAAACCTCTGGCTACAGCATTCGGACGATATCCCAACCGATCAATGGCTTCATATACTTTTTTACGTGTTTGTGGCTTCACATTAGGGTTATTGTTAACTACCCGTGATACCGTTGCCATGGACACCCCAGCTTCGCGTGCCACATCATAAATGGTTACCGTCACAGTACTTCTCTCCATTACCAGTAAATTTTCAACCCATTTTCATTAAGAATTATATTACGACAAATTTTTGCATTAATCAATTAAAATAGGCTCTAGGACTCACTTAAAACCTGCGTGAGCGTGGTCGAAGTAATATCAGAATGGGAAGTATGCCATACAGGCATTCCCTTTTTAACTAGAATTGCCTGTGGAGATTCATGCTTAACACCCAGTTTCTCTGCTGCTTCGTTAGATACAGGGCGGTCTTCCACAACATAAATAATGCCGTATTTCACTTGTTCATTAGGATTGTTTTGCAAATAGTTGTTCATCTCCTGATAAGCATTCGCACTAATTGGGCAACGTGTACTATGCTTAAACAGAAGCAAAGGTTGTTCCTCGGTAGCCTCCACTGCGGAGTTTAGCTGTTCAATACTTGTCATTTTAGTCATGTCAGCCATTGGATATACATCCCCCTTTTTCAGGAATACCGCTATGTTGAGCGTTTTCACTCTTCGATATCTTAACAAAAAGCGCGCGAAAAAGCCAATTTTCATGAAAACAAGCATTTTACACGTCAAAACTAGACAGCATTCGAGAAATGCGCCTGCCAAACGAACCCCGATAACTGACCCAGTCTACGCTGCGTTGTCTCGATCCATTCTGCATCACCCGACTTTTGAGCATAACCCAAAATATCGAGCAATAGATTAATCCTTTCCTTCACAGCCTGCTGCATCTGATCTCGCATCTCTTGATCCGTTGCATTGGGTCTAGCAAGCAGCTGCTCGTGGAACAGGTCTGCAAGCTCATTTTGTTCACCAAATAAGACATCCTGCTTATTGGGCTCTTCGCCCAATTTACTAATACATTCTTTCAGGTCAGGCTTGACCGGTTGAAGCACTTCGTATGAAATACAATCTGTACACGCGAATACAGGTACGTTACGAATCTCTACTTTTTTGGCGTACACAACCGTTCTTAGTTCTAATTCCATTACATGTCCGCATCTGCACGATTTGCGCACATCCATCACCTCATTCGTTCTATACTCGTATACTGTTACCATTCGACCTTTTTCCGCCTAAATCCTGCTGCAAACCAAAGGTTGCACAAATTACCACTGACGCCAGGTTAAGGGTTGGTTGCGTATGCTAACAACGATTGAAATCGGTTACTCATCTTGGATGGTTATGTGTTCCGTGAAGCGAAGCTAGGAATCTGTTACAATGAAGTCGATTCATGCTACCGCAAAAGGAGAGATGGATGTGAGATTAACAGGCAAGAAAGTTATCGCTCTAGTTGATGAAGAATTCGAGGATCTGGAGCTATGGTATCCCGTACATCGTGTGCGTGAAGAAGGCGCCGAGGTGCATCTAGCAGGGGAGAAAAAAGGTAAAACCTACATCGGAAAATATGGTGTTCCCGCTGAAGCGGAATACAGCTTCGACGAGTTGGACAGTTCTGCATATGATGGTATTCTTGTGCCTGGCGGTTGGGCGCCGGACAAGCTCCGCCGCTATCCCAAAGTGCTTGAACTTGTGAAGGAGATGCATGCAGATCGCAAGCCCATCGGACAAATCTGTCACGCAGGCTGGGTGCTGATCTCTGCCAAAATTCTGGAAGGTGTTACCGTGACCTCCACTCCAGGCATTCGAGACGATATGGAGAATGCAGGTGCAATCTGGAAAGACGAGCCTGTTGTCGTAGATGGACATATCATATCGGCGCGTCGTCCTCCAGACCTTCCCCCTTATGGAAAAGCGTTCTGTGACGCGTTAGCTACAGCCAAAACGGAATGAACACTGAATCACCAAAAACCCCCTCGCTCTGTAGCGTGGGGGTTTCATGTTTTAGGTGGAACTCTTCTCATCCATTTACTTAACAAAATACGTTTACTAAGATTGGATTATCAAGAGGCATTCGAGCCACTTTGTTCATCCGGGTTGCCTGCTCCGTCATTAAACGTCTGTAAACGTTGTTCGATATCCAGGCTTTTTCGCAACGTGAAGCACTCGTGTGCTATTTCTTTGGCCGCTGCTGCAGTCGTGTTCAACACCCTATGCTTCACACGCAATAGTGATTGTGGAGACATACTTAGATTGCGTATGCCTAGCTCAAGCCATAGTGGAATCGAACGCTCGTCCCCTGCCATCTCTCCACATACACTAATCTCAATCCCAGCAGTGTGAGCTGCTTCTACCGTTGCTCTAAGCATACGCAACACGGCTGGATGATATGGATGATACATATGAGCGA
This genomic interval carries:
- the ytxJ gene encoding bacillithiol system redox-active protein YtxJ codes for the protein MADMTKMTSIEQLNSAVEATEEQPLLLFKHSTRCPISANAYQEMNNYLQNNPNEQVKYGIIYVVEDRPVSNEAAEKLGVKHESPQAILVKKGMPVWHTSHSDITSTTLTQVLSES
- the ccpA gene encoding catabolite control protein A codes for the protein MTVTIYDVAREAGVSMATVSRVVNNNPNVKPQTRKKVYEAIDRLGYRPNAVARGLASKKTTTVGVVIPDISNSTFAEIARGIEDIANMYHYNIILCNADKKKEKEIRVINTLLEKQVDGLLFMGGTVTDEHIQAFQSAAVPIVLCATSDEKGTYPSVDIDHEAAAFDAVNTLIRHGHKEIAMISGTLQDPANGYARFQGYKKALEAAGMDYQEDLVRIGNYRYESGVEAMKYFLGLKKKPTAIFAATDEMAIGAIHSIQDEGLKVPDDFSIISVDNIRMASMVRPQLTTVAQPMYDLGAVAMRLLTKLMKKENVENPRVILPHETILRLSVSHAG
- a CDS encoding type 1 glutamine amidotransferase domain-containing protein, which encodes MKSIHATAKGEMDVRLTGKKVIALVDEEFEDLELWYPVHRVREEGAEVHLAGEKKGKTYIGKYGVPAEAEYSFDELDSSAYDGILVPGGWAPDKLRRYPKVLELVKEMHADRKPIGQICHAGWVLISAKILEGVTVTSTPGIRDDMENAGAIWKDEPVVVDGHIISARRPPDLPPYGKAFCDALATAKTE